Proteins from a genomic interval of Nostoc sp. TCL240-02:
- the purC gene encoding phosphoribosylaminoimidazolesuccinocarboxamide synthase: protein MSVNSKLYEGKAKILYTTDDPEVLLADFKDDATAFNAQKRGSIQGKGKINCSISSQLFKQLEAYGIKTHFIDSPTPNQMLVKAVKILPLEVVIRNIAAGSLCQQTGLPVGTILKQPLVEFYYKNDQLGDPLLTRDRLYLLELATAEQVDAITHLALQINEFLNKFWQQCGITLVDFKLEFGLDSQQQLLLADEISPDTCRLWDTTEEDSNRRVMDKDRFRRDLGNVEDAYQEVLQRVLKAVETTT from the coding sequence ATGTCTGTGAATTCCAAGTTATACGAAGGCAAAGCAAAAATTCTCTATACAACGGACGATCCGGAAGTCTTGTTGGCTGATTTTAAGGACGATGCCACGGCGTTTAACGCCCAAAAACGTGGCAGTATCCAAGGAAAAGGAAAAATAAATTGTAGCATTTCCAGCCAGCTTTTTAAACAGTTAGAGGCTTATGGTATAAAGACTCACTTTATCGACAGCCCTACCCCGAATCAGATGCTGGTGAAGGCAGTAAAAATTTTACCCTTAGAAGTAGTGATCAGAAATATTGCAGCTGGCAGTCTGTGTCAACAAACAGGCTTGCCAGTGGGTACAATTCTGAAACAGCCTTTGGTTGAGTTTTATTACAAAAACGATCAGTTAGGAGATCCTTTGCTTACACGCGATCGCCTTTACCTGCTAGAACTAGCTACTGCGGAACAAGTAGATGCAATTACACATCTAGCATTGCAAATCAATGAATTTCTCAATAAATTTTGGCAGCAATGCGGCATTACCCTAGTAGACTTCAAGCTAGAGTTTGGTTTGGACTCACAACAGCAGTTGCTCTTGGCAGACGAAATTAGCCCCGACACCTGCCGTTTGTGGGATACCACAGAAGAGGACTCAAATCGCCGGGTAATGGACAAAGACCGTTTTCGCCGAGACTTAGGAAATGTAGAGGATGCTTACCAGGAGGTTTTACAAAGAGTGCTAAAAGCAGTAGAAACTACAACTTAA
- a CDS encoding BamA/TamA family outer membrane protein: MRLSPVLLAAIAITVPLGGSLSAKAETAKTSKQTTEVLTLETNQQPEKDTSQLDSSKNLKSRSNLTGIIIKEQKSRIVAVYTANPAAMPAAVTERSRSAGGHAYATPGVIVPTSTTPKTAQQTPQINPSPTQQPSPAPDIPPPEIQQPTSSPTPETTPVPENVNPPTTEPLLPTTPEPSSAPDVPFPDGQQRTPAPRPGATPSPQNVNPPTTPESTQPNTAPEANDPRVLVSEVLIRSQSGQLSPELEEQVYRVIRTQPGRTTTRSQLQEDINAIFGTGFFSNVQASPEDTPLGVRVSFVVQPNPVLSKVEVQANPGTGVPSVLPPTTVDEVFKEQYGKILNLRDLQEGIKQLNKRYQDQGYVLANVIGAPQVSENGVVTLQVAEGVVENIRVRFRNKDGQETDEKGQPIRGRTQDYIITRELELKPGQTFNRNTVQKDLQRVYGLGLFEDVNVSLDPGTDPSKVDVVVNVAERSSGSIAAGAGISSASGLFGTVSYQQQNLNGRNQKLGAEVQVGERELLFDVRYTDPWIAGDPYRTSYTTNLFRRSSISLIFDGKDEDIRTFDPNNPSNTDAQDRPRILRLGGGVTFTRPLSSNPYKTSVWTASAGLQYQRVSARDADGNLRKTGAVFNDNGVPLDENGNPTANGQPLEIPLTLSPGGEDDLLLLQLGAQRDLRNNPLQPTSGSYLRFGVDQSVPIGLGNILLTRLRGSYSQYLPIKLINLTKGAQTLAFNLQAGTILGDLPPYEAFTLGGSNSVRGYEEGALGSGRSYVQASVEYRFPVFSVVSGALFFDLGSDLGTSTRAAEVLNKNGSGYGYGLGVRVQSPLGPIRIDYGINDDGDSRINFGIGERF, encoded by the coding sequence ATGCGTTTATCTCCCGTATTGCTGGCAGCAATAGCAATTACAGTCCCTTTGGGCGGCTCATTGAGTGCCAAGGCAGAAACCGCCAAAACTTCAAAACAGACAACAGAAGTTTTGACACTAGAAACAAATCAGCAGCCAGAAAAGGACACTAGTCAGCTTGACTCTAGTAAAAATCTCAAATCTCGATCCAATCTCACAGGCATTATTATAAAGGAACAGAAATCTCGTATTGTCGCAGTTTACACTGCTAATCCAGCAGCGATGCCTGCGGCGGTCACTGAGCGCAGCCGAAGTGCGGGCGGCCATGCCTACGCGACACCAGGGGTAATAGTGCCAACCTCCACAACGCCAAAAACTGCACAACAAACCCCTCAAATCAATCCCAGCCCAACTCAACAGCCCTCTCCAGCCCCGGACATTCCACCGCCAGAAATTCAACAACCAACGTCTTCCCCAACTCCTGAGACAACTCCAGTCCCAGAGAATGTCAATCCACCGACAACAGAACCTTTATTACCTACAACTCCAGAACCATCTAGCGCTCCAGACGTTCCATTTCCAGATGGTCAACAACGAACACCTGCTCCAAGACCAGGTGCTACACCCAGTCCGCAGAATGTTAACCCGCCGACAACTCCAGAAAGTACTCAACCCAACACAGCCCCGGAAGCCAATGACCCCCGCGTACTGGTGTCGGAAGTACTCATTAGATCACAGTCTGGGCAACTATCACCAGAACTGGAAGAACAAGTTTACAGGGTAATTCGTACCCAACCAGGACGAACAACAACTCGCAGTCAACTGCAAGAAGATATTAACGCCATCTTTGGTACTGGCTTCTTCTCCAACGTCCAAGCATCACCAGAAGATACCCCCTTGGGAGTGCGGGTGAGCTTTGTTGTACAGCCTAACCCCGTCCTGAGCAAAGTAGAAGTGCAAGCCAATCCTGGCACTGGTGTTCCCTCTGTACTCCCACCTACTACTGTGGATGAAGTATTTAAGGAGCAGTATGGCAAAATCCTCAACTTGCGTGACTTGCAAGAAGGCATCAAGCAGTTAAACAAGCGGTATCAAGACCAAGGTTATGTTCTAGCCAATGTCATTGGAGCGCCCCAAGTCTCTGAAAACGGAGTTGTTACCTTACAAGTAGCAGAAGGTGTAGTAGAAAATATTAGAGTCCGGTTCCGCAACAAAGATGGTCAAGAGACAGACGAGAAGGGACAACCAATTCGCGGACGGACACAAGATTACATCATTACCCGAGAATTGGAGTTGAAGCCAGGGCAAACATTCAACCGCAACACGGTGCAAAAAGACCTACAGCGCGTGTATGGACTAGGGCTCTTTGAAGATGTGAATGTCTCCCTAGACCCTGGTACTGACCCCAGCAAGGTGGATGTAGTCGTGAATGTAGCCGAACGTAGCAGTGGTTCTATTGCGGCTGGGGCAGGGATTAGTTCTGCTAGCGGACTTTTTGGAACAGTTAGCTATCAACAGCAAAACCTGAACGGTAGAAACCAAAAACTGGGTGCAGAAGTGCAGGTGGGAGAACGGGAATTGTTATTTGATGTGCGGTATACAGACCCTTGGATTGCGGGAGATCCTTACCGGACTTCCTACACAACCAATCTTTTTCGCCGCAGTTCCATTTCATTGATTTTTGATGGCAAAGATGAAGATATTAGGACTTTTGACCCAAATAATCCTAGTAATACGGATGCTCAGGATCGCCCCCGCATTCTCCGTCTAGGTGGTGGTGTCACCTTTACCCGTCCTCTTTCCAGCAATCCTTACAAAACTTCCGTTTGGACTGCTTCAGCAGGTTTACAGTATCAACGAGTTTCCGCCCGTGATGCCGATGGCAATCTCAGAAAAACAGGAGCGGTATTCAATGATAATGGAGTGCCCCTCGACGAGAATGGAAACCCCACCGCCAATGGTCAACCACTAGAAATTCCACTTACCCTATCTCCGGGAGGTGAAGACGATTTACTACTGCTGCAACTAGGGGCACAGCGGGATCTCCGTAATAACCCATTGCAACCCACTAGCGGTTCTTATCTTCGCTTCGGGGTTGATCAGTCGGTTCCCATCGGACTAGGAAACATTCTCCTCACCAGATTGCGGGGTAGCTACAGCCAATATTTACCCATTAAGCTGATTAACCTTACCAAGGGGGCGCAAACCTTAGCATTTAACCTGCAAGCAGGAACCATCCTTGGTGACTTGCCTCCCTACGAAGCGTTTACTCTTGGAGGTAGCAACTCCGTCCGGGGTTACGAAGAAGGAGCATTAGGTAGTGGACGCTCTTACGTGCAAGCATCAGTTGAATATCGGTTCCCAGTTTTTTCAGTAGTCAGTGGCGCACTATTTTTTGATCTCGGCAGCGATCTGGGAACTAGCACCAGGGCGGCTGAAGTATTGAACAAAAATGGTAGTGGCTACGGTTATGGTCTTGGCGTTCGCGTCCAGTCTCCACTGGGGCCAATTCGTATTGACTACGGTATCAACGATGACGGAGATAGTCGGATTAATTTCGGTATTGGCGAAAGGTTCTAG